A region of the Anolis sagrei isolate rAnoSag1 chromosome 4, rAnoSag1.mat, whole genome shotgun sequence genome:
TTTTTGGCCTTCTCATCATAGAAACATTTCAGTTTTCATTTGAAAAGGGTGGGAATCATGtgaccatatagatgttcttgaACTGCAGCTCTAAGCACTGTGGGCCACATATATGGGCCACATATTCCCTCGCCCTTGTATTAACAGGTAACACCTAGTTTAACTTTGCTAGATGCATTTGATCCCAACTTAAAAATGAGGGGGCGAGAAGCAGAGGAAGATTACCCAAAGGGTTGTGTGATTACaggcaaaaagaagaagaagccaagACAATTTTTCACACCCAACAGCTTTTATTATTATCTAATTCCTTGGAATGTATTTGGGGCATTGGAAATACTGTGCAACAATGTTCTGAAGCATGAAGCGAGGTGTTGTTTCAAGGCTCCCTCCTGATACAGAATTGCAAATGTCAAGCCGGGATGTATTCATCCGTATTACCCCATGTGGCATTTCTGCTATAGAGGGGAGTTCTCAGGAAACGGCTTGATTTCATGTAGGCAGAAATCTTCTCCAATGCCTGCAGAGAAAGCCAGCAGAAGAAAACGTATTATTGTAATGATATTAGTTATCATTCTAAGTTTCCGTAACTACAATACAGAATGCCACCTGTCACTCATTAATACCTCCTGGAACATGAAGCAACATATTAGTTTAAAGAAAGACAACATTTAACTTTCTTGGCTTCTAAAGAGGGGATGAGGGCTTCCAAGTGTCCTTACCAGCTTTAGCCTAAATTGAAATCACACCCTTGTATTTCTATCACAAGATCTTCAATCTTGCTTCCTAATGAGGCAAGCCTGGAATCATTGTTCCAAACCAGGCTTTAAACTCAGCACAGAGCAACCCCAGACACCACACACCATGAAAAATGGTTAAATGAGAGAacacatattgtcgaaggctttcatggctggaatcactgggttgctgagagttttccaagatgtatggccatgttccagaagcattctctcttgacatttcacccacatctatggcaggcatcctcagagattgtgaggtctgttggaaactaggcaagtggggtttatatatctgtggaatgtccagggtgggagaaagaactcttgtctgcttgagggaagtgtgaatgtgcaattgaccactttgattagcaccttgaagccattcaatgctaattctggtgtccaattgcaacatttcacacttgcctcaaacagacaccctggacattccatagatatataaaccccacttgcctagtttccaacctaGTCCAACCTAGTCCTCACAACTTCCGAGAATGcgtgccatatatgtgggtgaaacgtcaggagagaatgcttctagaacatggccatacagccctgaaaattcacagcaaccccgAGAGAACATATTTTTCACAAAATGGGTATTATAACATTTAATGAAAAGatggaaaaatggaaataaattatTTAGCAGATCCTTTACTTTGGAATTTCAAGCATAAGCCATAGTAAGTTTCACCTCAAAGCGATCCAGGAAATCTTTTAAATTTTTGAACTGATCCAAGCATTTCGGCTGGAACATCTGGTGCAGATCCAAAATGTCATATGCAAGGAAATCTACATAGGTGatctaaaaaatatttaaaagaaaaaaagagagacatTGTAAGGTGAATCACAGATTTGAGTTAAATCTTGGCCTCTGTATGTATTATACCTAACCTTATTTCCTAGAAACCATTTTCTGTCTCCCAGAAACTGGGAGAACCGCTTCAGCTTCCCAGGTAGCTGTTTAATGTACTCCGGCTTCAATGTTTCCTGCAAAAAAAGAATGTTATCAGCAACAGGCTCATTTTTAGCTCAGCTCTTTGGAACGTTCAACAGGTTACGCATtgctcttcttccctcttttcttctgacACACTGATTGTATCCTCCCACTATGAAATTATCTTATGAATTCCCAATCTTACCCAAACACAAACTCACAAAATCTGGGCTGTAACACAGTGTTGCAAGGTCTGTTGCAAAATCCACAACCTGGTATTCAAGTATATCCATCCGGATTATTTCTTCTTCAGTCTCCCCACCTGTAGCAAGGCATGGAGATGGTCATAATGTTCCTGACCCCATCACTCA
Encoded here:
- the LOC132773781 gene encoding glutathione S-transferase Mu 4-like, which codes for MSLTLGYWDIRGLAHAIRLLLEYTETPYEDKRYHLGEAPDFDRSEWTSVKEKLGFDFPNLPYLIDGDRKLTQSNAILRYLARKHKMCGETEEEIIRMDILEYQVVDFATDLATLCYSPDFETLKPEYIKQLPGKLKRFSQFLGDRKWFLGNKITYVDFLAYDILDLHQMFQPKCLDQFKNLKDFLDRFEALEKISAYMKSSRFLRTPLYSRNATWGNTDEYIPA